In Polaribacter sp. Hel_I_88, the following proteins share a genomic window:
- the hisS gene encoding histidine--tRNA ligase yields the protein MKPSIPKGTRDFSPTEVANRSYIMNTIKTAFETYGFQPIETPSFENSDTLMGKYGEEGDRLIFKILNSGDYLSKADNNLIEEKDSLKLTPQISEKALRYDLTVPFARYVVQHQNEITFPFKRYQIQPVWRADRPQKGRFREFFQCDADVVGSQSLWQEVEFIQLYDTVFTSLGLTGTTIKINNRKILSGIAEVIGAQDKLIDFTVALDKLDKIGQEKVEAEMISKGITEEAIKKVQPLFSFTGSNVDKLASLENMLQTSEEGKKGVEELRFVINSVAALGLQSANLEIDVTLARGLNYYTGAIFEVSAPKGVKMGSIGGGGRYDDLTGIFGMKDVSGVGISFGLDRIYLVLEELGLFKTVALPKPKVLFVNFGDAEGLYCMKAITQLRANNIKSELYPDNAKMKKQMTYANNREIEFVVIAGSNEMNNQEFTLKNMISGEQSNCSLQELIKKLK from the coding sequence ATGAAGCCAAGCATTCCAAAAGGAACAAGAGATTTTTCGCCAACAGAAGTTGCCAATCGTAGTTATATAATGAACACGATTAAAACTGCTTTTGAAACTTATGGATTTCAACCTATTGAAACTCCAAGTTTTGAAAATTCAGACACGTTAATGGGGAAATATGGAGAAGAAGGAGATCGTTTAATTTTTAAGATTTTAAATTCTGGAGATTATTTATCTAAAGCTGATAACAATTTAATTGAAGAAAAAGATAGTTTAAAATTAACGCCACAAATCTCCGAAAAAGCACTTCGTTACGATTTAACTGTTCCTTTTGCAAGATATGTAGTGCAACATCAAAATGAAATCACGTTTCCTTTTAAACGCTATCAAATTCAGCCAGTTTGGAGAGCAGATCGTCCACAAAAAGGACGTTTTAGAGAGTTTTTTCAATGTGATGCAGATGTCGTTGGAAGTCAATCTCTTTGGCAAGAAGTTGAGTTTATTCAATTATATGATACCGTTTTTACAAGTTTAGGGTTAACTGGCACAACCATCAAAATAAATAATAGAAAAATACTTTCTGGAATTGCAGAAGTTATTGGTGCACAAGATAAGTTAATCGATTTTACTGTAGCTTTAGATAAGTTAGATAAAATTGGTCAAGAAAAGGTGGAAGCAGAAATGATTTCTAAAGGAATTACTGAAGAAGCTATCAAAAAAGTACAACCATTATTTTCTTTTACAGGTTCTAATGTAGACAAATTAGCATCTTTAGAAAACATGTTACAAACTTCGGAAGAAGGTAAAAAAGGTGTTGAAGAATTACGATTTGTAATAAATTCAGTGGCAGCATTAGGTTTGCAATCTGCAAATTTAGAGATTGATGTAACTTTAGCAAGAGGTCTAAATTATTACACAGGCGCAATTTTTGAAGTATCTGCACCAAAAGGTGTAAAAATGGGTTCCATTGGTGGAGGAGGAAGATATGATGATTTAACAGGAATTTTCGGAATGAAAGATGTTTCTGGAGTTGGAATCTCTTTTGGTTTAGACAGAATTTATTTGGTTTTAGAAGAATTAGGCTTGTTTAAAACAGTGGCTTTGCCAAAACCAAAGGTATTATTCGTCAATTTTGGAGATGCAGAAGGCTTGTATTGTATGAAAGCAATTACGCAATTAAGAGCCAACAACATAAAATCGGAATTGTATCCTGATAATGCAAAAATGAAAAAGCAAATGACGTATGCAAATAATCGAGAAATCGAATTTGTGGTGATTGCTGGTTCTAATGAAATGAATAATCAGGAATTCACTTTAAAAAATATGATTTCTGGAGAGCAATCAAATTGTTCCTTACAAGAATTGATAAAGAAATTAAAGTAG
- the rlmH gene encoding 23S rRNA (pseudouridine(1915)-N(3))-methyltransferase RlmH produces the protein MKIKLLAIGKTDNKNLIKLIDEYQNRLKHYIKFELEIIPDIKNVKNLSEVQQKEKEGELILSKLQNTDQLVLLDDKGKHFTSIEFSKYLQKKMNAGLKQLVLVIGGPYGFSEAVYQKSTGKISLSKMTFSHQMIRLFVVEQLYRGFTILKNEPYHHE, from the coding sequence ATGAAAATAAAATTACTCGCAATCGGAAAAACCGATAATAAAAACTTAATCAAATTGATTGATGAATATCAAAATCGATTAAAACATTACATCAAGTTTGAGTTGGAAATTATTCCTGATATTAAAAATGTTAAAAATTTAAGTGAAGTTCAGCAAAAGGAAAAAGAAGGCGAATTAATTTTATCGAAATTGCAAAATACAGATCAATTGGTTTTGTTAGATGATAAAGGAAAACATTTTACTTCGATTGAATTTTCTAAATATTTACAGAAAAAAATGAATGCTGGTTTAAAACAATTGGTTTTGGTAATTGGTGGTCCTTATGGTTTTTCTGAAGCTGTTTATCAAAAATCAACAGGGAAAATTTCGCTTTCTAAAATGACATTTTCGCATCAAATGATTCGTTTATTTGTTGTGGAACAATTGTATAGAGGTTTTACGATTTTAAAGAATGAACCTTATCATCATGAATAA
- a CDS encoding YihY/virulence factor BrkB family protein, producing the protein MSKEIEEKLENIPIVNVLVKFGKKIKIPGLEGMSLYDLLEMYFIGIVEGALTTRAGGIAYSFFMAIFPFLLFVLTLIPFLPIPGAQEGLLSIISDVLPPKTFDAVDSVLVDIIKNQYGGLLSFGFIGSIFLMTNGVNAIFGGFEYSYHVKEIRNVFRAYFIAMYVSVIIVVFLLITVAIIIFFELILKNSVTLGWLDDNLIWIQIVRGFIFLTMIFVTVSMLYHYGVKEGKHSRFFSPGSVFTTVLLLLTFNLFGYYVNEFAKYNELYGSIGTLLILMLFIWLNAIILLLGFELNATIYALRRQNKTFETPK; encoded by the coding sequence ATGAGTAAAGAAATTGAAGAAAAATTAGAGAACATACCAATTGTAAATGTTTTGGTAAAATTCGGGAAGAAAATAAAAATTCCGGGGTTAGAAGGTATGTCTTTATATGATCTTTTAGAAATGTATTTTATTGGCATTGTAGAAGGTGCTTTAACAACAAGAGCAGGAGGAATTGCGTATAGTTTTTTTATGGCGATTTTTCCGTTTTTACTTTTTGTGTTGACGTTAATTCCATTTTTACCAATTCCTGGAGCACAAGAAGGTTTGCTATCAATTATTAGCGATGTTTTACCGCCAAAAACCTTTGATGCTGTAGATTCTGTTTTGGTAGATATTATTAAAAATCAATATGGAGGGTTGCTTTCTTTTGGTTTTATAGGTTCTATTTTTTTAATGACCAATGGTGTAAATGCTATTTTTGGTGGTTTTGAATATTCCTATCACGTTAAAGAAATTAGAAACGTTTTTAGAGCCTATTTTATAGCCATGTATGTTTCTGTAATTATTGTTGTTTTTCTATTAATAACAGTGGCAATTATCATTTTTTTCGAACTTATTTTAAAAAATTCAGTAACCTTAGGTTGGTTAGATGATAACCTAATTTGGATTCAAATTGTGCGTGGGTTTATCTTTCTTACTATGATTTTTGTAACAGTTTCCATGTTATATCATTATGGAGTTAAAGAAGGCAAACACTCTCGTTTTTTCTCTCCAGGTTCTGTTTTTACTACAGTTTTACTACTTTTAACCTTTAATTTATTTGGGTATTATGTAAATGAATTTGCAAAATATAATGAGTTATATGGTTCTATTGGTACGCTTTTAATTTTGATGTTATTTATTTGGTTAAACGCAATTATTCTACTGTTGGGTTTCGAATTAAATGCGACAATTTATGCCTTAAGAAGACAAAATAAAACTTTTGAAACTCCTAAATAA
- a CDS encoding helix-turn-helix transcriptional regulator — protein MKNKNTFIMKQPDLGKRITELRKQKGLTQEELVAQCNINVRTIQRIEAGEVNPRSYTIKIILEVLGEDLNNIQTNSSTEQIEIDWTKDELKTINNSWVFGIFYAIITSIGIFMEIYFAAKNVDDIWILAFRIPFAIIFFITLFPFINGYKIIAKKFENALLSKAILIYIIIAIIMTIFNFFTDGIGFINAFEIIMGVFLMIIFGIGELIMGLGILKLKENLGSLAQITGIAKIINGALLISVILSPIALFFVVPILVLEIVFLHTTFKNAQNFSDSSNKIYS, from the coding sequence ATGAAAAATAAAAACACATTTATTATGAAACAGCCAGATTTAGGAAAACGAATTACTGAACTGCGAAAACAAAAAGGGTTAACTCAAGAAGAATTGGTTGCACAATGTAATATTAATGTAAGAACAATTCAAAGAATTGAAGCAGGTGAAGTGAATCCAAGAAGTTATACCATTAAAATTATTTTAGAGGTTTTAGGAGAAGATTTGAATAATATTCAAACAAATTCATCAACAGAGCAAATAGAAATTGATTGGACGAAAGACGAACTAAAAACAATAAATAACAGTTGGGTTTTTGGAATATTTTATGCCATAATAACTTCAATAGGTATTTTTATGGAAATATATTTCGCGGCTAAAAACGTAGATGATATTTGGATTCTAGCTTTTAGAATTCCTTTTGCAATCATCTTTTTTATAACCTTATTCCCTTTTATAAATGGATATAAAATAATTGCAAAAAAGTTTGAAAATGCTCTTTTATCAAAGGCTATTTTAATTTACATAATAATTGCAATAATTATGACTATTTTTAATTTTTTTACAGATGGAATTGGCTTTATAAATGCTTTTGAAATTATAATGGGCGTATTTTTAATGATTATTTTTGGTATTGGTGAGCTAATTATGGGCTTGGGTATTTTAAAATTAAAAGAAAACTTGGGCTCTTTGGCTCAAATTACGGGTATTGCAAAAATTATTAACGGAGCTTTGTTAATCAGTGTTATTTTATCTCCAATAGCGTTATTTTTTGTAGTTCCAATTTTAGTTCTTGAAATTGTTTTTTTACATACTACTTTTAAAAATGCTCAAAACTTTAGTGATAGTAGTAATAAAATTTACTCTTAA
- the folE gene encoding GTP cyclohydrolase I FolE, with translation MNDERIEELGENHVGTSAKTPLRADAFDISDEEKINRIQESVKDILTTLGMDLEDDSIQGTPKRVAKAFVNELFMGLNPKNKPVPSTFDNNYSYGEMLVEKNIVVYSTCEHHLLPIIGRAHVAYISDGKVIGLSKMNRIVEYYAKRPQVQERLTMQVVQALQEALGVEDVACVIDAKHLCVNSRGIKDIESSTVTAEFGGKFKERDTKREFLNYIKMDTSF, from the coding sequence ATGAATGACGAAAGAATAGAGGAATTAGGAGAAAATCACGTAGGAACTTCTGCGAAAACTCCATTAAGAGCTGATGCTTTTGATATTTCTGACGAAGAAAAAATAAACAGAATCCAAGAAAGTGTTAAAGATATTTTAACAACTTTAGGAATGGATTTAGAGGATGACAGTATACAAGGAACCCCAAAAAGAGTTGCAAAAGCTTTTGTAAATGAGCTTTTTATGGGGTTAAATCCTAAAAACAAACCAGTTCCATCAACTTTTGATAATAATTATAGTTATGGAGAAATGTTGGTAGAAAAAAATATTGTTGTGTATTCTACTTGCGAGCATCATTTGTTACCAATTATTGGTAGAGCACATGTGGCTTATATTTCTGATGGGAAGGTAATTGGCTTATCAAAAATGAATAGAATTGTAGAGTATTACGCAAAAAGACCACAAGTGCAAGAGCGTTTAACAATGCAAGTTGTACAAGCATTGCAAGAAGCTTTAGGTGTAGAAGATGTTGCTTGTGTTATTGATGCAAAACATTTGTGCGTAAATTCTAGAGGAATAAAAGATATAGAAAGCTCTACTGTAACTGCAGAATTTGGTGGTAAATTTAAAGAAAGAGATACCAAAAGAGAGTTTTTGAATTATATAAAAATGGATACAAGTTTTTAA
- a CDS encoding glycosyl hydrolase, which yields MIKQLISSIFLCIGLSIFSQTIQVGNGSYTKSFPGTDVAGRNGFPSGSPQLSGNVIGKPVPTNDWWSKLVKENHADNLFNYPMTMKTTNTGLIVTYIPWGVIGDSAPIQVSLQGLNTDKTTVSDYSDWTVTMNWKDADNELNVTSGIGMPFLYYTKDADDVVEIKVNSGSTSINNEILIIENAASGQDFVFYAPVGSIWNQSGNTYSSSLNGKTYWSMAMLPQNTGNVSLVANELQEYAYVFPTNTTTSWVYNENNSKVTTTFLVDTEIKEGTNSKMMLGLLPHQWYNSSSNSPMPSAYTYGSVRGELKMLAGNSFTVENTFKGILPTIPYLANYSDGFSPADLEAKISQIENDGLATWTDSYNEGQVMNRLIQTARIADQTGNITARNKMIATVKERLEDWLTYESGEKAFLFYYNDTWSAMLGYPSGHGQDTNINDHHFHWGYFIHAAAFMEQFQPGWASQWAPMINTLISDAASADRNDPKFPFLRNFSPYAGHSWANGFATFPQGNDQESTSESMQFASSLIHWGTITENNAIRDLGIYIYTTEQTAVEEYWFDVYERNFRSNQQYSLVSRVWGNSYDNGTFWTSDIAASYGIEMYPIHGGSFYLGHNQEYAKKLWTEITQNTGVLSKEDNDNLWHDTYWKYLSMSNPQEAVNLYNAYPERNLKFGISDAQTYHWLHSVNALGVIDATITANYPIAGVFKQNGETTYVAHNYSDAEIVVSFSDGYQLTVPANQMKTSRDVDVSGVLNSDFTQAFPNGSVNLTATITGNNVSKVAFFDGETLIGEDLTAPYQLKSANLTLGIHGFYAKVFVNNQFNVTNIVEVIVGEQVPYLGTPHNIPGEIEAGFYDKFEGGKGQNISYVDTSVGNNGDFRTDENIDAISVNGEGATVGWNAAGEWLEYSVNVQTAGNYDVSFRYASGNESGGGPFYFEVEGKKVSPDIYVQYSSDWDVWQTKTVSGIELTKGENVLRLFIESGEFNIGKMTFSYNSPLSFVPPIADAGENVSVISPNTFATLDGSESNDPEGETITYEWEQVYGPTIISFDDEKIASPSISNLVDGVYKCKLTVSDGVYQDSDEVLVLVSSSGNINPTISIISPTNNESFKEGDLITISATTNDLDGNVVLVEFFNGTTKLGDDTTAPFNFVWNNANIGSHQITAIATDNLGAKTTSELVNITVSEEKKCNEISAEAQQGSFSQGYEVTFETKGTSVEITFELLDSDKVGVVAYLWQKTPFSETQLQQGAGLKFSKTISGFSVGETISYAAKFAFAGGLSATKYFDYVVGSSCSGSSSDTTSPENFTATIGNITSSTVEVLLNATDDSGKIAYDISYEATTISVNGDSGIEKPFIISNLNAETAYSFSIVAKDLTGNSATNNPIILEATTLANTNSECSGTANDAREGAFSVGYTYEFITNGNNVTFNFELLDSDKTGVIAYLQKQSPFAEEQMSNAGGKKFTKTITGFTTGETINYACKFAFAGGLAVTKFLSYKVGETCTLSIDDANFANSIRVYPNPAKNILNIDLEINLTKVEVYSVIGKKMKQFTSNLDKVNVEDLTSGLYLIKFISDKGSYTTKFIKE from the coding sequence ATGATAAAACAATTAATTTCCTCAATCTTTTTATGTATTGGTCTTTCAATTTTTTCACAAACGATACAAGTTGGCAATGGAAGTTATACAAAATCATTTCCAGGCACAGATGTTGCTGGTAGAAATGGTTTTCCATCAGGTTCTCCACAATTATCAGGAAATGTCATAGGCAAACCAGTACCCACTAACGATTGGTGGTCTAAGTTGGTAAAAGAAAACCATGCAGATAATTTATTTAATTATCCAATGACTATGAAAACCACTAATACAGGTTTAATAGTTACGTACATTCCTTGGGGAGTTATTGGCGATTCTGCTCCAATTCAAGTTAGTTTACAAGGATTAAATACAGATAAAACTACAGTTTCAGATTATTCAGATTGGACAGTTACCATGAATTGGAAAGATGCAGATAATGAATTAAATGTTACTTCAGGAATTGGAATGCCATTTTTATATTATACAAAAGATGCAGACGATGTTGTGGAAATTAAAGTGAATTCAGGCTCAACATCCATCAATAATGAAATTTTAATTATAGAAAATGCTGCAAGTGGACAAGATTTTGTTTTTTATGCACCAGTTGGAAGTATTTGGAATCAATCAGGAAACACATATTCATCATCCTTAAATGGAAAAACTTATTGGTCCATGGCAATGTTGCCACAAAATACAGGCAATGTAAGTTTAGTAGCAAACGAGTTACAAGAATATGCTTATGTTTTTCCAACAAATACCACAACTTCTTGGGTTTATAATGAAAACAACTCAAAAGTAACCACTACTTTTTTAGTAGATACAGAAATAAAAGAAGGTACAAATTCAAAAATGATGCTGGGTTTATTGCCTCATCAATGGTATAATTCAAGTTCTAATTCTCCTATGCCAAGTGCTTATACATATGGTTCAGTAAGAGGTGAGTTAAAAATGTTAGCTGGAAATAGTTTTACAGTAGAAAATACTTTTAAAGGAATTTTACCAACAATTCCCTATTTAGCAAATTATAGCGATGGCTTTAGTCCTGCAGATTTAGAAGCAAAAATTTCTCAAATAGAAAATGATGGTTTAGCAACTTGGACAGATTCTTATAATGAAGGGCAGGTTATGAATCGTTTAATACAAACAGCAAGAATTGCAGATCAAACAGGAAACATTACTGCAAGAAATAAAATGATTGCCACTGTTAAAGAACGTTTAGAAGATTGGCTAACATACGAATCTGGAGAAAAAGCATTTTTGTTTTATTATAACGATACTTGGTCTGCAATGTTGGGCTATCCTTCAGGTCATGGACAGGATACCAATATTAATGATCATCATTTTCATTGGGGATATTTTATTCATGCAGCAGCTTTTATGGAGCAGTTTCAACCTGGTTGGGCTTCTCAATGGGCACCAATGATTAATACCTTAATTAGTGATGCAGCTTCTGCTGATAGAAATGATCCTAAATTTCCATTTTTAAGAAATTTTAGTCCTTATGCTGGCCATAGTTGGGCAAATGGATTTGCAACGTTTCCGCAAGGAAATGATCAAGAATCCACCTCAGAAAGTATGCAATTTGCCTCTTCTTTAATTCACTGGGGAACAATTACCGAAAACAATGCGATTAGAGATTTAGGAATCTATATTTATACTACAGAGCAAACTGCAGTTGAAGAATATTGGTTTGATGTGTATGAACGTAATTTTAGAAGTAATCAACAATATAGTTTGGTCTCTAGAGTTTGGGGAAATTCTTACGATAATGGTACTTTTTGGACTTCAGATATTGCAGCTTCTTATGGAATTGAAATGTATCCAATTCATGGAGGCTCTTTTTATTTAGGACATAATCAAGAATATGCTAAAAAATTATGGACAGAAATTACACAAAATACAGGAGTTTTAAGTAAAGAAGATAATGACAATTTATGGCATGATACTTATTGGAAATATTTATCAATGAGCAATCCTCAAGAAGCTGTAAATCTTTACAATGCCTATCCAGAAAGAAATTTAAAGTTTGGTATTTCTGATGCACAAACCTATCATTGGTTACATTCTGTAAATGCTTTAGGGGTTATTGATGCTACAATTACGGCTAATTACCCAATTGCAGGAGTTTTTAAACAAAATGGAGAAACCACGTATGTTGCTCATAATTATTCTGATGCTGAAATCGTGGTTTCTTTTTCTGATGGATATCAATTAACAGTGCCAGCAAATCAAATGAAAACGAGTAGAGATGTTGATGTGAGTGGTGTTTTAAATTCAGATTTTACACAAGCTTTTCCAAATGGAAGTGTAAATTTAACAGCAACTATTACTGGAAATAATGTTAGTAAAGTTGCGTTTTTTGACGGTGAAACTTTGATTGGAGAAGATTTAACAGCTCCTTATCAATTGAAATCAGCAAATTTAACGTTGGGAATTCATGGTTTTTACGCAAAAGTATTTGTAAACAATCAATTTAACGTAACAAATATTGTTGAAGTTATTGTAGGTGAACAAGTTCCTTATTTAGGAACACCTCATAACATTCCTGGAGAAATTGAAGCTGGTTTTTATGATAAATTTGAAGGAGGAAAAGGTCAAAATATTAGCTATGTAGATACATCTGTAGGTAATAATGGCGATTTTAGAACCGATGAAAATATTGATGCTATTTCTGTAAATGGAGAAGGAGCAACAGTGGGTTGGAATGCTGCAGGTGAATGGTTAGAATATTCTGTTAATGTACAAACTGCTGGGAATTATGATGTAAGTTTTAGATATGCTTCTGGAAACGAAAGTGGAGGAGGTCCTTTTTATTTTGAAGTGGAAGGCAAAAAAGTGAGTCCAGATATTTATGTGCAATATTCTTCTGATTGGGATGTTTGGCAAACTAAAACTGTTTCAGGCATTGAATTAACAAAAGGAGAAAATGTATTAAGATTATTCATCGAAAGTGGAGAATTTAATATCGGAAAAATGACATTTTCTTATAACAGTCCTCTGTCTTTTGTACCACCAATTGCAGATGCTGGCGAAAATGTTTCTGTAATTTCACCAAATACATTTGCAACTTTAGATGGTTCTGAGAGTAATGATCCAGAAGGTGAAACAATTACTTATGAATGGGAGCAGGTTTATGGACCAACAATCATCTCTTTTGATGACGAAAAAATTGCATCACCATCGATTTCAAATTTAGTAGATGGTGTTTATAAATGCAAATTAACTGTTAGTGATGGGGTTTATCAAGATTCAGATGAAGTTTTGGTGCTAGTTTCAAGTAGTGGAAATATCAATCCAACAATTTCAATAATTTCGCCTACAAATAACGAATCATTTAAAGAAGGAGATCTAATTACAATATCGGCTACAACTAACGATTTAGATGGAAATGTGGTACTTGTAGAGTTTTTTAATGGAACCACAAAGCTAGGAGATGATACTACTGCTCCTTTCAATTTTGTTTGGAACAATGCCAATATTGGATCTCATCAAATAACTGCAATTGCAACTGATAATTTAGGAGCAAAAACGACATCAGAATTGGTAAATATTACAGTTTCCGAAGAAAAAAAATGTAACGAAATTTCTGCAGAAGCGCAACAAGGTAGTTTTTCTCAAGGCTATGAAGTTACTTTCGAAACCAAAGGAACATCTGTAGAAATTACGTTTGAATTATTAGATTCAGATAAAGTTGGTGTTGTTGCTTATTTGTGGCAAAAAACGCCTTTTTCAGAAACACAATTGCAACAAGGTGCTGGTTTAAAATTCTCTAAAACAATAAGTGGATTTTCAGTTGGTGAAACTATAAGTTATGCAGCTAAATTTGCATTTGCAGGAGGTTTATCAGCCACAAAGTATTTTGATTATGTTGTTGGCAGTTCTTGTTCAGGAAGTAGTTCAGATACCACTTCCCCAGAAAATTTTACAGCAACCATTGGCAATATAACATCGTCTACAGTAGAAGTTTTACTAAATGCAACAGATGATTCTGGTAAAATAGCTTATGATATTAGTTATGAGGCTACAACAATATCTGTAAATGGAGATTCAGGAATTGAAAAACCTTTTATAATTAGCAATTTAAACGCTGAAACTGCATATAGTTTTAGTATTGTAGCAAAAGATTTAACGGGTAATTCAGCAACAAACAATCCAATTATTTTAGAAGCTACAACTTTAGCAAATACAAATTCTGAATGTTCAGGAACTGCTAATGATGCAAGAGAAGGTGCTTTTTCTGTGGGTTATACTTATGAATTTATCACAAATGGAAATAACGTAACTTTTAATTTTGAATTATTAGACTCAGATAAAACAGGTGTAATTGCTTACTTACAAAAACAATCTCCTTTTGCAGAAGAACAAATGAGTAATGCTGGAGGTAAAAAATTCACAAAAACTATTACAGGTTTTACTACTGGTGAAACCATAAATTATGCCTGTAAATTTGCTTTTGCAGGTGGCTTAGCTGTAACTAAATTTTTATCTTATAAAGTTGGAGAAACGTGTACTTTATCTATTGATGATGCTAATTTTGCAAATTCTATCAGAGTTTATCCAAATCCTGCTAAAAATATTTTAAATATCGACCTCGAAATCAACTTAACCAAAGTAGAAGTATATTCTGTAATTGGTAAAAAGATGAAACAGTTTACATCTAACTTAGACAAAGTTAATGTGGAAGATTTAACAAGTGGTTTGTATTTAATAAAGTTTATTTCTGATAAAGGAAGTTATACCACTAAATTTATAAAAGAATAG
- the nadC gene encoding carboxylating nicotinate-nucleotide diphosphorylase, which produces MISEAKFQDELDIIIKNAIREDIGDGDHTSLSCIPDDAEGKAKLLVKDEGIIAGVAFAKQVFCYVDKDLQVETFINDGEKVKYGDVVFHVSGKSQSILMAERLVLNAMQRMSAIATKTAFFADLLKGTKTKVLDTRKTTPGIRALEKWAVKIGGGENHRFALYDMVMIKDNHIDFAGGITAAITKTKKYLAEKKLDIKIIVEARSLEEIKEILANEGVYRILIDNFNYEDTKKAVALIGDQCFTESSGGINEKTIRKYAECGVDFISSGALTHSVYNLDLSLKAL; this is translated from the coding sequence ATGATATCAGAAGCAAAATTTCAAGACGAGTTAGACATCATTATAAAAAACGCCATTAGAGAAGATATTGGAGATGGAGATCATACTTCACTTTCTTGTATTCCTGATGATGCCGAAGGAAAAGCCAAATTATTGGTAAAAGACGAAGGCATTATTGCTGGTGTTGCATTTGCAAAACAAGTTTTTTGTTATGTTGATAAGGATCTACAAGTAGAAACTTTTATCAATGATGGCGAAAAAGTAAAATATGGAGATGTTGTTTTTCATGTTTCTGGCAAGTCGCAATCTATTTTAATGGCAGAACGTTTGGTTTTAAATGCGATGCAAAGAATGAGTGCAATTGCTACCAAAACTGCTTTTTTTGCTGATTTATTAAAAGGAACAAAAACCAAAGTTTTAGACACCAGAAAAACAACACCTGGCATTAGAGCTCTAGAAAAATGGGCCGTAAAAATAGGAGGTGGAGAAAACCACAGATTTGCCTTGTATGATATGGTAATGATTAAAGATAATCATATAGATTTTGCTGGCGGAATTACAGCTGCAATTACCAAAACCAAAAAATATTTAGCCGAAAAAAAGCTGGATATTAAGATTATTGTAGAAGCTAGAAGTTTAGAAGAAATCAAAGAAATTTTAGCGAACGAAGGTGTTTACAGAATTTTAATTGATAACTTTAATTATGAAGACACCAAAAAAGCAGTTGCTTTAATTGGCGACCAATGTTTCACAGAGTCTTCAGGAGGCATCAATGAAAAAACCATCAGAAAATATGCAGAATGTGGTGTGGATTTTATTTCATCTGGTGCTTTAACGCATTCTGTTTATAATTTAGATTTGAGTTTAAAAGCGCTCTAA
- a CDS encoding pentapeptide repeat-containing protein, whose product MDNYFDNEEYSKIDFTKTKIKKGEYDNCTFSNCNFENVHASNIQFVECEFIDCNFSNAIVTNTAFKDVNFINCKMIGVKFNECDAFLLQFSFKECQLSFSSFYQLKIPKTVFSSCNLEEVDFTETILTNADFDNSNLKGAIFEQTNLEKSDFRTATNFEINPANNYLKGAKFSKHTIAGLLSNYKIIIE is encoded by the coding sequence ATGGATAATTATTTTGACAACGAAGAATATTCTAAAATTGATTTCACTAAAACGAAAATCAAAAAAGGAGAATATGACAATTGTACATTTTCGAATTGCAATTTTGAGAATGTGCATGCTTCAAATATTCAGTTTGTTGAATGTGAGTTTATCGATTGTAATTTTAGCAACGCTATTGTAACCAATACAGCTTTTAAGGATGTAAATTTTATCAACTGTAAAATGATAGGCGTAAAGTTTAATGAATGTGATGCTTTTTTGTTGCAATTCTCGTTCAAAGAATGTCAATTAAGTTTTTCTTCTTTTTATCAATTAAAAATACCAAAAACAGTTTTTAGTAGTTGTAATTTAGAGGAAGTAGATTTTACAGAAACCATTTTAACGAATGCTGATTTTGACAATTCAAATCTAAAAGGTGCTATTTTTGAACAAACGAATTTAGAAAAATCAGATTTTAGAACTGCCACTAATTTTGAGATCAATCCAGCAAATAACTACTTAAAAGGCGCAAAATTTAGCAAACATACTATTGCAGGACTTTTATCAAATTATAAAATTATTATTGAATGA